In Leptospirillum ferriphilum, a single window of DNA contains:
- a CDS encoding prenyltransferase/squalene oxidase repeat-containing protein, with translation MNTPEPFLSVEERLLDYVRNCRMDNGSYCGWRYREWGLPSIQDTFWALRIYRKLSRTPPSAGRTRRWLESELPSILEEGDPEKTANAFCSFQMMGLTFPSEKDWLSPLSKHLFPAGTTVLEIEGKIRASWLWLVLERHSPKPLPSIRNQLARTLERWMSDVREKRIVLDLPGFGALVEGLRAAGCLDKPIVERVLNLYREPDGGYRLTPDSRTESMECLWWGMRLDRLCSDKNTQAFTALEETVFSCEARNGGFGPRPGAIPDLPSTGMALDLLRNIHPRPLH, from the coding sequence ATGAACACCCCCGAACCGTTTCTTTCCGTCGAAGAAAGACTGCTGGATTACGTCCGAAATTGCCGTATGGACAATGGTTCCTACTGCGGATGGCGCTATCGGGAATGGGGACTCCCTTCCATACAGGATACATTCTGGGCTCTTCGCATCTACAGAAAGCTCTCCCGAACACCTCCGTCCGCCGGCCGGACCCGCCGGTGGCTGGAGTCCGAACTCCCTTCCATTCTGGAAGAGGGAGACCCCGAAAAAACAGCGAATGCGTTTTGTTCGTTTCAGATGATGGGTCTGACTTTTCCCTCAGAAAAGGACTGGCTGTCTCCTCTTTCAAAACACCTTTTTCCAGCTGGGACCACTGTTCTCGAAATCGAGGGAAAAATCCGCGCTTCGTGGCTATGGCTTGTCCTTGAACGGCATTCCCCCAAGCCATTGCCGTCGATCCGAAATCAACTCGCCCGCACACTCGAACGATGGATGTCGGATGTCCGGGAAAAACGGATTGTGCTCGATTTGCCAGGATTTGGAGCACTGGTCGAAGGCTTACGTGCAGCGGGATGTCTGGACAAACCGATTGTCGAACGTGTCCTGAATCTCTACCGGGAACCCGACGGAGGGTACAGGTTGACCCCCGACAGTCGGACCGAATCCATGGAATGCCTCTGGTGGGGAATGCGGCTTGATCGGCTGTGTTCTGACAAGAACACGCAAGCTTTCACTGCTCTGGAAGAGACAGTGTTTTCCTGCGAAGCACGAAACGGCGGGTTCGGCCCCCGGCCCGGCGCGATCCCCGATCTTCCCTCAACGGGGATGGCTCTGGACCTTCTCCGGAACATCCATCCCCGTCCTCTCCACTAA
- a CDS encoding RuBisCO large subunit C-terminal-like domain-containing protein, whose translation MSQEIVRATYTITSGDIRKAAALVAREMSLGVKKTHFENRSTEGFEARVEDVREGPGKAVLSIDVPCQNIASVYGLLLSIAGEISCLNILKTIELTDFLPPSALVGRLPGPFFGMEGIAKARKHLKRPLFITVIKPSQGLSPAEYGKIAYESLMGGMDVVKSDELLQEPFDRYVERLKAGLEAAKRAESETGEAKWVMMHTVDAPSKMRERYLEGARLGSKIAMLSPAASGFPMLEELARLEKAPIMAHMAMSGWLWHKDGMSVRSWTKFMRLAGADIVLYPALEGTLKSRRKDLMDVHEACLAPMGKAKQSLIAVGGGMHAGTMGVHVKLFGPDFAYLCGGGVCAHPGGPRSGGKSILQAWEAHSQGISLEKFRKGHKELDQALDAFKKYV comes from the coding sequence ATGTCCCAGGAAATTGTCCGCGCGACCTACACCATCACATCAGGAGATATCCGGAAAGCGGCGGCCCTTGTTGCCCGGGAAATGAGTCTGGGTGTCAAGAAGACCCATTTTGAAAACCGGTCGACAGAAGGGTTCGAGGCCCGTGTGGAAGATGTCAGGGAAGGCCCCGGGAAAGCGGTTCTGTCCATCGATGTGCCCTGTCAGAACATCGCGTCCGTTTATGGTCTTCTTCTGTCGATTGCCGGTGAGATCAGCTGTCTGAACATTCTGAAGACCATCGAACTGACAGATTTTCTCCCGCCGTCGGCTCTGGTCGGCAGACTGCCGGGCCCCTTTTTTGGCATGGAAGGGATCGCAAAGGCACGAAAACATCTCAAGCGACCGCTTTTTATCACGGTGATCAAACCCTCGCAAGGTCTTTCTCCCGCCGAATATGGAAAAATTGCCTATGAAAGCCTGATGGGCGGGATGGATGTCGTCAAATCCGATGAACTTCTCCAGGAGCCGTTTGATCGTTACGTGGAACGTCTCAAGGCTGGTCTGGAAGCGGCGAAACGGGCCGAATCCGAAACGGGAGAAGCAAAATGGGTGATGATGCATACGGTGGATGCTCCCTCCAAAATGCGGGAGCGCTATCTGGAGGGGGCCCGCCTGGGTTCGAAGATCGCCATGCTGAGTCCGGCCGCTTCGGGATTTCCCATGCTGGAGGAACTGGCCCGCCTTGAAAAGGCGCCGATCATGGCCCATATGGCCATGTCCGGCTGGCTCTGGCACAAGGACGGGATGTCGGTGCGTTCCTGGACGAAATTCATGCGGCTGGCCGGAGCGGACATCGTGCTTTATCCCGCTCTGGAAGGAACGCTCAAGTCCCGGCGAAAAGACCTCATGGATGTTCATGAAGCGTGTCTGGCTCCCATGGGGAAAGCGAAACAAAGCCTGATTGCTGTCGGCGGGGGAATGCATGCCGGCACCATGGGTGTTCATGTCAAACTCTTTGGTCCCGATTTCGCGTACCTTTGCGGAGGAGGCGTGTGCGCGCATCCCGGAGGTCCCCGCTCCGGGGGGAAATCGATTCTCCAGGCCTGGGAAGCCCATTCTCAGGGGATTTCCCTGGAGAAGTTCCGGAAAGGACACAAGGAACTCGACCAGGCCCTGGACGCCTTCAAAAAATACGTTTAG
- the hpnR gene encoding hopanoid C-3 methylase HpnR: MRFLAVHPSPLMYTKIYLRLEPLGLELLGAAARNAGHDVRLIDLQVENHKDYLRLISEWKPDAVGFSVNYLANIPEVIDLVKETRRILGNALLFAGGHSASFVAGDMLRHAGGTMDCVLRGEGEASVVSLLEAWSEGPGMISRVPGVVTSQGEGPPPRFIENLDDIQPARDLLRHRRKYFIGVLDPCSSIEFARGCPWDCSFCSAWTFYGRSYRTRSPQRILEDLERIREPGIFIVDDVAFVQEKHGYEIGEAVLKKGIRKEYYLETRGDVLLRNKDLFRFWKKLGMKYMFLGVEAIDAEGLALHRKRISLGKNFEALEFARSLGITVAINLIADPSWERERFESIRQWCLEIPEIVNISVNTPYPGTESWRTESRSLQTRDYRLFDIQHAVLPTKMPLEEFYGELVKTQQILNKKHLGWQALKGTANIVARHLMHGQTNFLRMLWKFNSVYNPALQLADHARPVRYEMSLPPPVEEHLHPVTLYVHEGKGRRGRELSDTVEAFVNETRMGNPSEEL; this comes from the coding sequence ATGCGATTTCTCGCCGTTCATCCCAGCCCCCTCATGTATACGAAAATCTATTTGCGTCTGGAGCCTCTCGGTCTCGAACTCCTTGGAGCAGCCGCGCGAAACGCCGGTCACGATGTTCGTCTTATCGATCTTCAGGTGGAAAACCACAAGGATTACCTTCGCCTGATATCGGAGTGGAAACCGGACGCGGTAGGGTTTTCGGTCAACTATCTGGCCAATATTCCGGAAGTGATCGATCTCGTGAAGGAAACACGCCGGATTCTGGGTAACGCCCTTCTTTTTGCCGGCGGACACAGCGCCTCTTTCGTCGCCGGGGATATGCTCCGGCATGCCGGAGGAACGATGGACTGCGTTCTCCGGGGGGAGGGAGAAGCCTCGGTGGTCTCTCTTCTCGAAGCCTGGTCCGAAGGTCCCGGGATGATCTCCCGCGTTCCCGGGGTCGTGACCTCTCAAGGAGAAGGTCCTCCTCCCCGGTTTATCGAAAACCTGGACGACATTCAGCCTGCCCGGGACCTTCTTCGCCATCGCCGCAAATATTTTATTGGCGTTCTGGATCCCTGCTCCTCCATCGAATTTGCAAGGGGATGCCCCTGGGACTGTTCGTTTTGCAGCGCCTGGACATTTTATGGCCGAAGCTATCGCACCCGAAGTCCCCAACGGATTCTCGAAGATCTCGAAAGAATCCGGGAACCGGGAATTTTTATCGTGGACGATGTGGCGTTTGTCCAGGAAAAACACGGTTACGAGATTGGGGAGGCGGTCCTCAAAAAAGGGATTCGCAAGGAATACTATCTGGAGACGCGGGGAGACGTTCTTCTCAGAAACAAGGACCTGTTCCGTTTCTGGAAAAAACTGGGCATGAAATACATGTTCCTGGGCGTCGAAGCCATTGATGCCGAAGGACTGGCTCTCCACCGGAAAAGAATTTCGCTGGGAAAAAACTTCGAAGCCCTCGAATTTGCCCGATCACTGGGCATCACCGTGGCCATCAACCTGATCGCGGATCCCTCCTGGGAACGGGAACGGTTCGAGTCCATCCGTCAATGGTGCCTCGAAATTCCGGAAATCGTCAATATCAGCGTCAATACGCCTTATCCCGGAACAGAATCCTGGAGAACCGAGTCCCGATCCCTTCAAACGCGGGATTATCGCCTTTTCGACATTCAGCACGCGGTCTTGCCCACAAAAATGCCGCTGGAGGAATTCTACGGGGAACTTGTCAAGACCCAGCAGATCCTGAATAAAAAGCATCTGGGCTGGCAAGCCCTGAAAGGGACGGCAAACATTGTCGCACGTCATCTGATGCACGGGCAGACAAATTTTCTCCGGATGCTCTGGAAATTCAACAGCGTCTACAACCCCGCCCTCCAGCTGGCGGATCATGCGCGTCCCGTCCGCTACGAAATGTCGCTTCCTCCCCCCGTTGAGGAGCATCTTCATCCGGTGACCCTTTACGTCCATGAAGGAAAAGGAAGGCGCGGCCGGGAACTGAGCGATACCGTCGAAGCGTTTGTCAATGAAACGCGCATGGGAAATCCGTCCGAAGAGTTATAG
- a CDS encoding tetratricopeptide repeat protein yields the protein METKRVPGILAALILATVTSCAGNGTLHNRDLLKQSSEDIRKHRLSEAQAILDQLKTTLPENPAVWNNLATVAFLQKDYSLALAMMDNALSLRPTNPDLRMNKARLLLAMGQNEEARLLLRRMIRLRPWPKGYRILLAIAEKKTGHREAARILFEEMIANHPDDPLAQKYLSSFSAPGNNIPPSGPKTSP from the coding sequence TTGGAGACAAAACGGGTTCCGGGAATTCTGGCAGCCTTGATCCTGGCGACAGTGACATCCTGCGCAGGCAACGGGACCCTGCACAATCGCGACCTTTTGAAACAATCGTCGGAGGATATCCGGAAACACCGTCTTTCGGAGGCCCAGGCGATACTGGATCAGCTCAAGACAACTCTCCCGGAAAATCCCGCCGTCTGGAACAACCTCGCAACGGTTGCCTTTTTACAGAAAGACTATTCTCTCGCATTGGCCATGATGGACAATGCCCTGTCTCTCCGGCCGACAAATCCGGACCTCCGGATGAACAAGGCCCGGCTCCTTCTGGCCATGGGACAAAATGAAGAGGCCCGCCTTCTTCTCCGCCGGATGATCCGGCTTCGTCCCTGGCCAAAAGGGTACCGGATTCTTCTCGCAATTGCGGAAAAGAAAACGGGCCATCGGGAGGCCGCCCGCATCCTATTCGAAGAGATGATCGCGAACCATCCGGACGATCCCCTCGCCCAAAAATACCTGTCCTCCTTTTCCGCTCCCGGCAACAATATTCCGCCCTCCGGCCCGAAGACATCCCCCTGA
- a CDS encoding tetratricopeptide repeat protein, whose amino-acid sequence MTGCASPGGSGSSEASLIKSFEQDLRNGHYLKARQDLSRELRLHPRNISVWNNLAYLDFKNGKYRQADGDLAQGLALNPKNAFLLENRARLFLARHKDKDARRILLSLETVRPWPRGFRLLLAIADLRTGHREEARLLLNAILSDRPRDPLARVYLSRLGNGGVRG is encoded by the coding sequence ATGACTGGGTGCGCATCTCCTGGCGGATCCGGCTCCAGCGAGGCCTCTCTGATAAAATCTTTTGAGCAGGACCTGAGAAATGGGCATTATCTGAAGGCCCGGCAGGATCTCTCCCGCGAGCTTCGTCTTCATCCCCGGAACATCTCCGTCTGGAACAACCTTGCCTACCTCGATTTTAAAAACGGAAAATACAGGCAGGCGGACGGGGACCTCGCGCAAGGTCTTGCACTCAACCCGAAAAATGCGTTTCTTCTGGAAAACCGCGCCCGTCTTTTCCTGGCACGCCATAAAGACAAGGACGCCCGGAGGATTCTCCTCTCCCTGGAAACTGTCCGCCCCTGGCCCAGGGGATTTCGCCTTCTTCTCGCCATTGCCGATCTGAGAACCGGTCACCGGGAGGAGGCCCGGCTCCTTCTGAACGCCATCCTTTCAGACAGACCCCGCGACCCTCTGGCTCGCGTTTACCTGAGCCGTCTTGGAAACGGTGGGGTTCGTGGATAA
- a CDS encoding VOC family protein, giving the protein MKIRFLDHVAIPVSDLKRSIRWYEEVLGLERRYEREWGDYPAMLCAGETCVALIYPPNGTPNAGEGPAIEKIPDRHIAFNTDRTGFYEALQEIRQRNIPYTYDDHGISLSFYFFDPDNHWIEITTFDLPAGRKPGDPETPE; this is encoded by the coding sequence ATGAAGATCCGGTTTCTGGATCACGTTGCCATCCCTGTCTCCGACCTCAAGCGGTCGATTCGGTGGTACGAAGAGGTCCTGGGTCTGGAGAGACGATACGAGCGGGAATGGGGGGATTATCCCGCCATGCTTTGTGCGGGGGAAACCTGTGTGGCCCTGATTTATCCCCCGAATGGTACCCCTAACGCCGGAGAGGGGCCCGCAATCGAAAAGATTCCTGACCGCCATATCGCCTTCAACACCGACCGGACCGGGTTTTACGAAGCCTTGCAGGAAATTCGTCAACGCAACATTCCGTATACCTATGACGACCACGGGATCAGTCTTTCTTTCTATTTCTTTGATCCGGACAATCACTGGATAGAAATCACCACGTTTGATCTTCCGGCCGGAAGGAAACCCGGAGATCCGGAGACTCCGGAATGA
- a CDS encoding carbon monoxide dehydrogenase beta subunit family protein: protein MSQYRVLAGPEAFLPPAAALMGITLPDPGQGHIEGRIVSEDEAIEEAARKLSAAKVPTFFPGPQVLWKWNEKSAKMAKVIKKASVEGGIKIIPMSDYRPKYPKIDPETEINPNHPNLTIWHNKIDVCLFVGVHCHQANLALKIIRGGTSCYTLAFCSFAGHEDANLSIRDTGPEKFEKLTEFLIKMRKNSKGF, encoded by the coding sequence GTGTCCCAGTATCGCGTACTTGCCGGTCCCGAAGCCTTTCTTCCGCCTGCCGCCGCCCTGATGGGGATTACCCTGCCTGATCCTGGCCAGGGCCACATCGAAGGCCGTATTGTTTCCGAGGATGAAGCGATCGAAGAAGCTGCCCGAAAACTGTCGGCAGCGAAAGTTCCCACCTTTTTCCCGGGTCCCCAGGTTTTGTGGAAATGGAATGAAAAGTCGGCCAAAATGGCCAAGGTGATCAAGAAAGCATCGGTCGAAGGCGGAATCAAGATCATCCCGATGTCCGACTATCGCCCAAAATATCCCAAAATCGATCCGGAAACAGAAATCAACCCCAATCATCCGAACCTCACGATCTGGCACAACAAGATCGACGTCTGCCTTTTCGTGGGAGTGCACTGCCACCAGGCCAATCTGGCTCTCAAGATCATCCGGGGGGGAACATCCTGTTACACCCTGGCATTCTGTTCTTTTGCCGGCCATGAAGACGCCAATTTGTCCATCCGGGATACCGGTCCTGAAAAATTTGAAAAGCTCACAGAATTTTTGATCAAAATGCGAAAAAATTCGAAAGGCTTCTGA
- a CDS encoding DUF2905 domain-containing protein — translation MTRLFFVLGVVFLLLSGLSFFLEKVAGKGIFSVLGHLPGDIYVDRPGFKFYFPLMTSLLVSVFLSLLFYLVSRFFGRS, via the coding sequence ATGACCCGCCTGTTTTTTGTCCTTGGCGTTGTGTTTTTGCTGCTGTCGGGACTGTCTTTTTTCCTGGAAAAGGTGGCAGGAAAAGGGATTTTCTCCGTTCTGGGACATCTTCCCGGAGACATTTACGTGGATCGCCCGGGGTTCAAATTCTATTTTCCTCTGATGACCAGCCTTTTGGTGAGCGTTTTTTTGTCTCTCCTGTTTTATCTTGTCTCCCGGTTTTTCGGAAGATCCTGA
- the nadA gene encoding quinolinate synthase NadA: MKTFETLIRTETKSDVEELVDKIRVLKERHRAIILAHNYQIGEVQDVADLIGDSLELARYAATTEADVIVFCGVHFMAETAKILNPSRKVLVPDLKAGCPMSDMITPEEVDRLRRENPGAVVVTYVNSPAAVKAKSDICCTSANAVRIVSSIPEETPIIFIPDQFLGDYVQRSTGRKLILFEGFCPTHMRIMASDIDQARQEHPGAFVIAHPECQPDVAKKADVVSSTSRMATAVRENPAQKVVVGTELGMIYRLQKENPGKEFIPACSSCDCANMKVNSLEKILWALEDMGPEIELPEGILKDARRALDRMIELS, from the coding sequence ATGAAGACGTTCGAGACACTGATCCGGACGGAAACGAAATCGGACGTGGAGGAACTCGTCGACAAGATTCGGGTTCTGAAGGAGCGGCATCGAGCGATTATTCTTGCGCACAACTATCAGATCGGCGAAGTGCAGGATGTGGCGGATTTGATCGGGGACTCTCTGGAACTGGCACGGTATGCCGCGACCACAGAAGCCGATGTCATTGTTTTCTGCGGTGTTCATTTCATGGCGGAAACAGCCAAGATCCTGAATCCGTCCCGAAAAGTGCTTGTTCCGGACCTCAAAGCCGGTTGCCCCATGTCGGATATGATTACTCCCGAAGAAGTCGATCGTCTCCGCCGGGAAAATCCCGGAGCCGTTGTCGTGACTTATGTGAACTCTCCGGCTGCGGTCAAGGCAAAAAGCGATATATGCTGCACTTCCGCCAATGCCGTCCGGATCGTCTCCTCAATCCCGGAGGAGACGCCAATCATCTTTATCCCGGATCAGTTTCTGGGGGATTATGTCCAGCGGTCCACAGGGCGTAAACTGATCCTTTTTGAAGGGTTTTGTCCGACACATATGCGCATCATGGCCTCGGATATTGATCAGGCCCGTCAGGAACACCCGGGAGCGTTCGTGATTGCCCACCCGGAATGCCAGCCGGATGTCGCGAAAAAAGCCGACGTTGTGTCGAGTACCAGCCGTATGGCGACAGCCGTTCGGGAAAACCCGGCCCAAAAAGTGGTTGTGGGTACGGAGCTTGGGATGATTTACCGGCTCCAGAAGGAGAATCCCGGCAAGGAGTTCATTCCGGCCTGTTCTTCCTGCGACTGTGCCAATATGAAAGTCAATTCTCTCGAAAAAATCTTGTGGGCCCTGGAAGACATGGGCCCGGAGATCGAGCTGCCGGAGGGGATCCTGAAAGATGCCCGGAGGGCGTTGGACCGGATGATCGAGCTGTCGTGA
- a CDS encoding aspartate-semialdehyde dehydrogenase: MSNVSGHKKGFRVAVVGATGAVGREMVSILEERNFPVSDLHLYASERSAGERIPFRGDSVVVRSLKNPKEAKGIDIALFSAGSEVSEALSPELVKQGTLVIDNSSAFRMVPEIPLVVPEVNPDALPKKVGPGLVANPNCATIQMVVALKPLIDYAGVRRIVVSTYQSVSGTGKKAMDELSGQIALLLNGRVTDIQPEVYAPYQIAFNVLPQIDRFLPDGSTKEEEKMKMESRKILGIKDLRISATTVRVPVLIGHSEAVSIEFERPLSPDDARALLSKAPGVRVFDDPARKLYPVPREVAGQDDVFVGRIRTDDSVEHGLNLWIVGDNLRKGAALNAVQIAERVVSGDF; this comes from the coding sequence ATGAGCAACGTTTCAGGTCACAAAAAAGGTTTCCGGGTGGCGGTCGTTGGAGCGACCGGAGCGGTCGGACGGGAAATGGTCTCGATTCTGGAAGAGCGAAATTTTCCTGTCTCCGACCTCCATCTTTATGCCTCCGAACGATCCGCCGGGGAGAGAATCCCCTTCAGGGGAGACTCCGTTGTCGTCCGGTCCCTGAAAAACCCCAAAGAGGCGAAGGGAATCGATATTGCCCTGTTTTCGGCCGGGAGTGAAGTCAGCGAAGCTCTGTCGCCCGAGCTTGTCAAGCAAGGGACCCTGGTGATCGACAACAGTTCTGCATTCCGGATGGTGCCAGAGATCCCTCTCGTCGTTCCGGAGGTCAATCCCGACGCCCTGCCCAAAAAAGTGGGTCCGGGTCTTGTGGCAAACCCCAACTGTGCCACGATCCAGATGGTGGTGGCCCTGAAACCTCTGATCGACTATGCGGGGGTTCGCCGGATTGTGGTGTCCACCTATCAGTCGGTGTCGGGAACCGGAAAAAAAGCCATGGACGAACTCTCCGGACAAATTGCCCTTCTTCTGAACGGGCGCGTCACCGACATTCAGCCCGAGGTCTATGCGCCCTATCAGATCGCGTTTAATGTTCTTCCCCAGATCGACCGATTTCTTCCGGACGGTTCGACAAAGGAAGAAGAAAAAATGAAGATGGAAAGCCGAAAGATTCTGGGGATCAAGGATCTTCGCATCAGCGCGACCACCGTCCGGGTCCCCGTCCTCATCGGGCATTCGGAAGCGGTTTCCATCGAATTTGAACGTCCCCTTTCTCCCGACGACGCCAGGGCCCTTCTCTCCAAGGCCCCCGGCGTAAGAGTGTTCGACGATCCTGCCCGCAAGCTTTATCCGGTTCCACGGGAAGTCGCCGGTCAGGACGATGTTTTTGTCGGAAGGATTCGAACGGATGATTCTGTCGAACATGGACTGAACCTCTGGATCGTAGGAGACAACCTTCGGAAAGGTGCGGCCCTCAATGCCGTGCAGATTGCCGAACGGGTCGTTTCCGGGGATTTTTGA
- the leuB gene encoding 3-isopropylmalate dehydrogenase — MKTEQNSKKILLLPGDGIGPEVFGPVRDILEHLVASGHVLLEWEEGLIGGIATDRTGLPLPPDTIEKADRCDAVLLGAVGGPKYDSLPYEKRPERALLGIREHLGAFANLRPARLFPELAGSSTLKPEIISDLDLMVVRELTGGIYFGKPRGIVTEQGVRRGINTETYTEPEIARIMRVAFDLARTRRKKVTSVDKANVLESSVLWREVAVSVHKEYQDIELSHMYVDNAAMQLVRNPKQFDVLVTGNLFGDILSDEAAQLTGSIGMLASASIGGKTGLYEPIHGSAPDIAGKDIANPLAMILSLALLFRYSLQREDLAGVLERSVQNVLKEGYRTSDIQGAGTKKIVGTREMGTLVFQELKKVLENSQR, encoded by the coding sequence ATGAAAACCGAACAGAACTCGAAAAAAATTCTTCTTCTCCCCGGTGACGGGATCGGCCCCGAAGTCTTCGGTCCGGTCCGGGATATTCTGGAGCATCTGGTGGCTTCGGGACACGTCCTTCTGGAGTGGGAAGAAGGCTTGATCGGGGGAATCGCAACGGACCGGACCGGACTCCCCTTGCCACCTGACACAATCGAAAAGGCGGATCGGTGTGATGCCGTTCTTCTCGGCGCGGTGGGGGGTCCAAAGTATGATTCCCTTCCCTATGAGAAAAGACCGGAAAGGGCCTTGCTCGGGATCCGGGAGCATCTTGGTGCTTTCGCAAACCTGAGGCCGGCGAGGCTGTTTCCCGAACTCGCCGGATCATCGACGCTCAAGCCGGAAATCATTTCCGATCTCGACCTGATGGTTGTGCGGGAACTGACCGGCGGGATCTATTTTGGAAAACCGCGTGGCATTGTCACGGAACAGGGTGTCCGGCGGGGAATCAACACCGAAACCTACACCGAGCCCGAAATTGCCCGAATCATGAGAGTGGCGTTCGATCTGGCACGAACGCGCCGAAAAAAAGTGACGTCCGTCGACAAGGCCAATGTCCTCGAATCCTCCGTCCTCTGGAGGGAGGTGGCCGTTTCCGTTCACAAGGAATACCAGGATATCGAGCTTTCCCATATGTATGTGGACAATGCCGCGATGCAACTGGTGAGAAATCCCAAGCAGTTTGACGTTCTTGTGACAGGAAATCTGTTCGGCGATATCCTTTCCGATGAGGCGGCCCAGCTGACGGGATCGATCGGAATGCTCGCTTCGGCTTCCATCGGCGGAAAAACAGGTCTTTACGAACCGATTCACGGCAGCGCCCCGGATATCGCCGGCAAAGATATCGCCAACCCGCTGGCGATGATTCTTTCTCTGGCGCTCCTTTTCCGGTATTCCCTTCAACGCGAGGATCTGGCCGGAGTTCTCGAGCGGTCTGTCCAGAACGTCCTCAAGGAAGGGTACCGGACATCCGATATCCAGGGAGCCGGAACGAAAAAAATTGTCGGAACCCGGGAGATGGGAACTCTCGTGTTTCAGGAATTAAAGAAGGTGTTGGAGAACAGTCAGCGATGA